The following are from one region of the Rhodopirellula sp. P2 genome:
- a CDS encoding tyrosine-type recombinase/integrase: protein MERTRCGLLEATFQEELFAGNSSATPPEKEHNMSNSSSNNPQNAPGVHFPESLRLRLSEDLHLTGKAKRTHDGYIRAVRQLSDFAGCSPDQVTEQHVRQFFLHLKNERNFAYGSLRVAFSGIKFLFTHTCKRDWEIIKMLKLQNITTLPEVLTIDQVHELIGSATTRRMFVYFWTVYSLGLRLNEALHLQVSDIDAQRGWVHVHRGKGAKDRYVPLPTTTVRLLRNYWASHRHPSFLFPADGRNHSLAKDGVSQATTPMSETAVQGAMKQITKNLRFGKKVSIHTLRHSYATHLLEAGVGLKVIQKYLGHSSLQTTMVYLHLTDTAEANAREEIEKLFGRLPGSGE from the coding sequence GTGGAACGGACGCGTTGCGGATTGCTGGAAGCAACCTTTCAGGAGGAGCTGTTCGCTGGGAACAGCTCAGCAACTCCTCCTGAAAAGGAACACAACATGTCCAATTCTAGCTCAAACAATCCGCAAAATGCACCTGGAGTTCACTTCCCGGAAAGTCTTCGCCTGAGACTCTCCGAAGACTTGCACCTGACCGGCAAGGCCAAGCGAACTCACGATGGCTACATCCGAGCGGTCAGGCAGCTCTCCGATTTCGCCGGTTGCAGTCCCGATCAGGTGACCGAGCAGCATGTGCGGCAGTTCTTCTTGCACCTCAAAAACGAACGCAACTTTGCTTATGGATCGCTCCGGGTGGCCTTCTCAGGCATCAAATTCTTGTTCACGCACACCTGCAAGCGTGACTGGGAAATCATCAAGATGCTCAAGCTCCAAAACATCACCACGTTGCCGGAGGTGCTGACGATCGATCAGGTTCATGAACTGATCGGCTCGGCGACCACGCGGCGAATGTTCGTCTATTTCTGGACCGTCTATTCGCTGGGACTGCGACTCAATGAAGCGCTGCATTTGCAGGTCAGTGACATCGACGCCCAGCGAGGCTGGGTCCATGTCCATCGTGGCAAGGGAGCCAAGGACCGGTATGTCCCGCTGCCGACGACGACCGTTCGACTTCTGCGAAACTACTGGGCAAGTCACCGACATCCAAGCTTTCTGTTTCCGGCAGATGGCCGAAACCACAGCCTTGCCAAAGACGGCGTCAGTCAAGCGACGACTCCGATGAGCGAAACGGCCGTTCAAGGAGCAATGAAGCAGATCACGAAAAACCTCCGCTTTGGCAAGAAGGTCAGCATTCATACGCTGCGTCATTCCTATGCGACGCACTTGCTCGAAGCGGGCGTGGGGCTGAAGGTGATTCAAAAGTACTTGGGGCATTCGTCGCTGCAGACCACGATGGTGTACCTGCATTTGACTGATACGGCCGAGGCCAACGCTCGTGAAGAAATCGAAAAGTTGTTCGGTAGGCTACCAGGCAGCGGCGAGTAA